From Streptomyces sp. CMB-StM0423, a single genomic window includes:
- a CDS encoding NucA/NucB deoxyribonuclease domain-containing protein yields MRVLAVGALASILAFPATATDATGAVQKQKTTEQAKMYVITQPDLIKHPEKVIKASKQPGGLEKLGVEPLKDSAARPSQGPSTRAEVPASYAVDSQRFNRGRKPADPYQYTTEAACLGQTNAWRDQGWIKNRYSFCKTEIVAVPVTTCNIPPFPPRCRVTARYIARHTILGEGKIGGHVANAANRWAKFTFKVTPLNVTGRFRQPTSRMSVNMECSGDYRNDIGLPNSRACYAGKANGRSDTVPGWLRNRTTTMEIISDAYPPDASRSPQIAVGTFRPHFVLTWAPAGEKEWRMPEGGMRFDSAWYLTTNRKEQLGSVFDRSRPGLTHRRNNRPIAQLAKHIHEARTNPRATIPVSANNNATKHLPGATRDDPIRRLAPGAGTWQQDRFAANEALSRNGFCRTGMPQQPGQGGPYDCDEYPFASTYEGAARYRYEGSHLQNFWSARWVKRTHNQEAGRRLGRWYVNDRILDHDRFFIPTPAR; encoded by the coding sequence TTGAGAGTCCTCGCCGTCGGTGCGCTGGCCAGCATCTTGGCCTTCCCCGCCACCGCCACGGACGCGACGGGCGCGGTACAGAAGCAGAAGACCACCGAGCAGGCGAAGATGTACGTCATCACGCAACCGGACCTGATCAAACACCCTGAAAAGGTGATCAAGGCATCCAAGCAGCCCGGCGGTCTGGAGAAGCTCGGCGTCGAACCCCTCAAGGACTCAGCCGCACGACCGTCCCAGGGGCCCAGCACGAGGGCCGAGGTCCCCGCCTCCTACGCGGTGGACAGTCAGCGGTTCAACCGGGGCCGCAAGCCGGCCGACCCGTACCAGTACACCACGGAAGCCGCCTGCCTCGGGCAGACGAATGCGTGGCGCGACCAGGGGTGGATCAAGAACCGCTACAGCTTCTGCAAGACCGAGATCGTGGCTGTGCCGGTCACCACCTGCAACATCCCGCCGTTCCCACCCCGGTGCCGTGTCACGGCCCGGTACATAGCGCGGCACACCATCCTCGGCGAGGGCAAGATCGGCGGCCACGTCGCCAACGCGGCGAACCGGTGGGCGAAGTTCACCTTCAAGGTCACGCCACTCAATGTCACCGGTCGCTTCCGGCAGCCCACCTCACGCATGTCGGTGAACATGGAGTGCTCCGGCGACTACCGCAACGACATCGGCCTGCCCAACTCCCGCGCCTGCTACGCGGGTAAGGCGAACGGCCGCAGCGACACGGTTCCCGGCTGGCTGAGGAACCGCACGACGACCATGGAGATCATCTCCGACGCCTATCCGCCCGACGCGAGCCGCAGCCCGCAGATCGCCGTTGGCACCTTCCGACCTCACTTCGTGCTCACCTGGGCCCCCGCCGGAGAGAAGGAGTGGCGGATGCCCGAGGGCGGGATGCGCTTCGACAGTGCGTGGTACCTGACCACCAACCGGAAGGAACAGCTCGGCTCGGTCTTCGATCGGTCCCGTCCTGGGCTGACCCACAGGCGCAACAACCGCCCGATCGCTCAGTTGGCCAAGCACATCCATGAGGCGCGCACGAACCCGAGAGCGACGATCCCGGTGTCGGCCAACAACAACGCCACCAAGCACCTGCCCGGCGCCACCCGCGACGACCCCATCCGGCGGCTCGCACCGGGCGCCGGCACCTGGCAACAGGACCGCTTCGCGGCCAACGAAGCACTGTCACGTAACGGCTTCTGCCGCACCGGCATGCCCCAGCAGCCCGGCCAGGGCGGGCCCTACGACTGCGATGAGTACCCCTTCGCTTCAACCTACGAAGGCGCCGCGCGCTACCGGTACGAGGGTTCCCACCTTCAGAACTTCTGGTCGGCGCGATGGGTCAAGCGCACGCACAACCAGGAAGCGGGGCGCCGTCTGGGTCGCTGGTACGTCAACGACCGCATCCTCGACCACGACCGGTTCTTCATCCCCACACCCGCGCGCTGA
- a CDS encoding helix-turn-helix transcriptional regulator, with amino-acid sequence MSAHDETLTYRQAVGARIRELRVESNLTQWQLGELVGADHKTIHRIEYGRSDPPLSLLVRIARA; translated from the coding sequence ATGTCAGCCCACGACGAGACCCTCACCTACCGCCAGGCGGTCGGGGCACGCATACGCGAACTGCGCGTCGAGTCCAATCTGACGCAGTGGCAGCTCGGCGAACTGGTCGGTGCCGACCACAAGACGATCCACCGGATCGAGTACGGACGATCCGATCCCCCGCTCAGTCTCCTGGTCCGGATCGCCCGAGCGTAA
- a CDS encoding discoidin domain-containing protein, producing the protein MTVDGFFEPVAMTVKNETVTGSWADVATGQDPTPVTQDVFGLWLDHGAQPSDATYAYVVRPGVNQGQAVAYAQHLPVRVLANTTSLQGVRHDGLGISQLLFYSPGTAEVRKGVTLAVDQPCMVILDESGSGAPVITVSAPQKPGVTVAVTLTRSGKVTRRTATLPDGDRQGAGVTLGATANNVALRRPVLTSSEQDTSVGAHFLTDGNPRTRWGSAPSDGEWAMVDLLTPQFADAVTLHWDTAYAQTYAVQVSPDGETWRTVHSTTAGTGGTRTLALTPQPVRFVRLDLTERHAGRGFALRGLEVHAAPDLARGKPATASSTRVAELAPANATDGQDNTRWGSDYSDPQWLSIDLGATTAIGTVKLHWETASAKSYRLQVSDDGSDWTDVHSTTSGPGGVETIPVSADARYVRMYGTQRNTQYGYSLFSFEVYGR; encoded by the coding sequence GTGACCGTCGATGGCTTCTTCGAGCCCGTCGCCATGACCGTCAAGAACGAGACCGTCACCGGATCCTGGGCCGACGTCGCCACCGGCCAGGACCCCACCCCCGTCACCCAGGACGTGTTCGGCCTCTGGCTCGACCACGGTGCGCAGCCGAGCGACGCGACCTACGCCTACGTCGTCCGGCCCGGCGTCAACCAGGGCCAGGCCGTCGCGTACGCGCAGCACCTCCCCGTGCGCGTGCTCGCCAACACCACGTCCCTGCAAGGCGTACGCCACGACGGTCTGGGCATCTCCCAGCTCCTCTTCTACTCCCCCGGCACCGCCGAAGTCCGCAAGGGAGTGACCCTGGCCGTCGACCAGCCCTGCATGGTCATCCTCGACGAGTCGGGGTCCGGCGCGCCTGTCATCACCGTCTCCGCCCCGCAGAAACCCGGCGTCACCGTCGCCGTCACCCTCACCCGTTCCGGAAAGGTCACCCGCCGGACCGCCACCCTCCCCGACGGCGACCGCCAGGGAGCGGGAGTCACCCTCGGCGCGACGGCGAACAACGTCGCCCTGCGCCGCCCGGTGCTCACCTCCTCCGAACAGGACACCTCCGTCGGGGCCCACTTCCTGACCGACGGCAACCCCCGCACCCGCTGGGGTTCGGCGCCCTCGGACGGCGAATGGGCGATGGTCGACCTGCTGACACCGCAGTTCGCCGATGCGGTGACGCTGCACTGGGACACGGCCTATGCGCAGACGTACGCCGTCCAGGTCTCCCCCGACGGGGAGACCTGGCGGACCGTCCACTCGACCACCGCCGGAACGGGCGGAACCCGGACCCTGGCCCTCACCCCCCAGCCGGTGCGGTTCGTCCGCCTGGACCTCACCGAGCGGCACGCCGGCCGGGGCTTCGCGCTGCGGGGCCTTGAGGTCCATGCGGCTCCGGACCTGGCACGCGGCAAGCCCGCCACCGCCTCCTCGACCCGCGTCGCCGAACTGGCCCCGGCCAACGCCACGGACGGGCAGGACAACACCCGCTGGGGATCCGACTACTCGGACCCGCAGTGGCTGAGCATCGACCTGGGTGCCACGACGGCCATCGGCACCGTGAAACTCCACTGGGAGACGGCCAGCGCCAAGAGCTACCGGCTCCAGGTCTCGGACGACGGCAGCGACTGGACCGACGTCCACTCCACGACCAGCGGACCGGGCGGGGTGGAGACGATCCCCGTCTCCGCCGACGCACGATACGTCCGTATGTACGGGACGCAGCGCAACACCCAGTACGGGTACTCGCTGTTCTCGTTCGAGGTGTACGGACGCTGA
- a CDS encoding glycoside hydrolase family 43 protein gives MGGADPSVIKVGSLYVSAKSVDGGIAVRTASTPEAVATAPKHQVWQDTASLGEVWAPEIVHHDGQYRIYFAAGRGAAHRMYHIGSPNPTSGYSAAVKVALPGDKWAIDGVPFTFGGQRWFVWSGWAGDTNVEQNLYVARMSSPTASTGGRYIISQPREPWERVVGNPFINEAPQPIVDPSGQLHVVYSANGSWSDKYCIADLRLRAGGDPTYVWDWYKSNGCLFGSHAPSMMSGWTPTVNVNGPGHHTFILPQGDVNAGPPSGNRFPTMFHAVAKGTPYTWSNRFWYSGTAVWWSNTTYRRANVPGSTTNVGYSLKFFE, from the coding sequence GTGGGCGGCGCCGACCCCAGCGTCATCAAGGTGGGCAGCCTCTACGTCTCGGCAAAATCGGTGGACGGAGGGATCGCGGTGCGGACGGCGTCCACGCCGGAGGCCGTGGCCACCGCCCCCAAGCACCAGGTGTGGCAGGACACCGCGAGTCTGGGCGAGGTCTGGGCGCCGGAGATCGTCCATCACGACGGCCAGTACCGCATCTACTTCGCCGCCGGCCGCGGCGCGGCCCACCGGATGTACCACATCGGCTCCCCGAACCCGACGTCCGGATACTCCGCGGCCGTCAAGGTGGCCCTGCCCGGCGACAAGTGGGCCATCGACGGGGTGCCCTTCACGTTCGGCGGGCAGCGCTGGTTCGTGTGGTCGGGCTGGGCCGGCGACACCAACGTCGAACAGAACCTCTACGTCGCCCGGATGAGCAGCCCCACCGCCTCCACCGGCGGCCGCTACATCATCTCGCAGCCGCGTGAGCCGTGGGAGCGCGTGGTGGGCAACCCGTTCATCAACGAAGCGCCCCAGCCGATCGTCGACCCGAGCGGCCAGTTGCACGTCGTCTACTCCGCTAACGGCAGTTGGAGCGACAAGTACTGCATCGCCGACCTGCGGCTGAGGGCCGGCGGCGATCCCACCTACGTCTGGGACTGGTACAAGAGCAACGGCTGCCTGTTCGGCTCGCACGCGCCGTCCATGATGTCCGGCTGGACACCGACGGTGAACGTCAACGGTCCCGGCCACCACACGTTCATCCTTCCGCAGGGCGACGTCAACGCCGGCCCGCCCTCCGGCAACCGTTTCCCCACGATGTTCCACGCGGTGGCCAAGGGCACCCCGTACACGTGGTCCAACCGCTTCTGGTACTCCGGGACGGCGGTCTGGTGGAGCAACACCACGTACCGGCGCGCCAACGTCCCCGGAAGTACCACCAACGTGGGCTACAGCCTGAAGTTCTTCGAGTAG
- a CDS encoding SigE family RNA polymerase sigma factor: MREAVREREFREFAEARQTDLRRSAYLLCGDWHQAQDLTQTTLMKLYAAWGRVRRDGNVDAYARTILTRVFIDQLRRRAWREELMEDVPEAQPAPPATRELRLVMQSALMELPPRYRAVLVLRYWEDWSVEQTAEALRVSPGTVKSQSTRGLRRLRQLLGALAHEVNGR, encoded by the coding sequence GTGAGGGAAGCGGTACGGGAGCGGGAGTTCCGGGAGTTCGCCGAGGCCCGGCAGACGGACCTCAGGCGCAGCGCGTACCTGCTCTGCGGTGACTGGCACCAGGCCCAGGACCTGACTCAGACCACGCTTATGAAGCTCTACGCGGCCTGGGGGCGGGTCCGCCGGGACGGCAATGTGGACGCGTACGCCCGTACGATCCTCACCCGCGTCTTCATCGACCAGCTCCGCCGCCGGGCCTGGCGGGAGGAGCTGATGGAGGATGTGCCCGAGGCGCAGCCGGCGCCCCCGGCCACCCGGGAACTGCGGCTGGTGATGCAGTCCGCGCTGATGGAACTGCCGCCCCGGTACCGGGCGGTGCTGGTGCTGCGGTACTGGGAGGACTGGAGTGTGGAGCAGACCGCCGAAGCGCTCCGGGTGAGCCCGGGAACGGTCAAGAGCCAGAGCACGCGGGGGCTGCGCCGGCTGCGTCAGCTCCTCGGCGCGCTCGCCCACGAGGTGAACGGAAGGTGA
- a CDS encoding sulfatase-like hydrolase/transferase, with protein MVPPNVVVVLADDLGVGDLSPYGSRLIRTPAMTRLAANGVVCEAMYAAASTDTPSRAGLLTGRYGARYGLPASTGPGTDAGLPPDAVTVAKLLGSAGYATGLFGQWRLGAQPGRHPLDHGFGRFEGTLYGTDVTPLAWYEGRKAVVDDADPAQSARHLTDAALDFVDDHRDGPFLAVLSHLGPHAPYRVEPRFHGASAAGAYGDLVEQLDHYLGVLLRHLDRRRLTRRTLVIVTSDNGPRYEGRTQERRGRKPEVFDGGVRVPFLASWPSVTRRTRDATPRSLLDLTPSLCALAGVGPPDGLDGEDMSALLSGRPSPGRGPVYLFFDQWLNAVRSDRWKLHVAFGADRTAYMPQLFDVTADVREAYNLAALHPGVVERLRGPLEELRDDVAAEAAARKETTTV; from the coding sequence ATGGTGCCACCGAACGTTGTCGTGGTTCTGGCGGACGACCTGGGCGTCGGTGATCTCAGTCCTTACGGCTCGCGCCTCATCCGTACGCCCGCGATGACCCGGCTCGCGGCCAACGGCGTTGTCTGCGAGGCGATGTACGCCGCCGCCTCGACCGACACGCCGTCACGCGCCGGCCTGCTCACCGGCCGCTACGGGGCACGCTACGGCCTGCCCGCCTCCACCGGCCCCGGCACCGACGCCGGCCTGCCACCGGACGCGGTCACCGTCGCGAAGCTGCTCGGGAGCGCGGGCTACGCCACCGGGCTGTTCGGTCAGTGGCGGCTCGGCGCGCAGCCCGGCCGGCACCCGCTCGATCACGGCTTCGGCCGCTTCGAGGGCACCCTGTACGGCACCGACGTCACGCCGCTGGCCTGGTACGAGGGGCGGAAGGCCGTCGTGGACGACGCCGACCCGGCGCAGTCCGCGCGCCACCTCACCGACGCCGCCCTCGACTTCGTCGACGACCACCGCGACGGCCCGTTCCTCGCCGTCCTCTCCCACCTCGGACCGCACGCCCCCTACCGGGTCGAGCCCCGCTTCCACGGCGCGTCGGCCGCGGGCGCCTACGGCGACCTGGTCGAGCAACTCGACCACTACCTCGGCGTGCTCCTGCGTCACCTCGACCGCAGGAGACTGACCCGCCGGACGCTGGTGATCGTCACCAGCGACAACGGCCCGCGCTACGAGGGGCGCACCCAGGAGCGGCGCGGCCGCAAACCCGAGGTCTTCGACGGCGGCGTCCGCGTGCCGTTCCTCGCCTCCTGGCCGTCCGTCACCCGCCGCACCCGCGACGCGACGCCGCGCTCGTTGCTGGACCTGACGCCGTCGCTGTGCGCGCTCGCCGGGGTGGGCCCGCCGGACGGCCTCGACGGCGAGGACATGTCCGCGCTGCTGTCCGGCCGTCCCTCCCCCGGCCGGGGACCGGTCTACCTCTTCTTCGACCAGTGGCTGAACGCCGTGCGCAGCGACCGCTGGAAGCTGCACGTCGCGTTCGGTGCCGACAGGACCGCGTACATGCCGCAGTTGTTCGACGTCACCGCCGACGTCCGCGAGGCGTACAACCTGGCCGCGCTCCACCCCGGTGTCGTGGAGCGGCTGCGCGGGCCGTTGGAGGAGCTGCGCGACGACGTCGCCGCCGAGGCCGCGGCACGGAAGGAGACGACGACCGTATGA
- a CDS encoding sulfatase family protein, whose amino-acid sequence MSVQPGEATSSTASATRRTILKGSGAMGLAAVAGVTAAAPAHGEGAAAPNVVIVYCDDLGYGDPGCYGSPLVDTPVIDGMARRGMRFTDFYAGAPTCTPSRASLLTGCYAPRVNLATVLFPDHTNGMSARETTLATYLRGAGYATAHIGKWHLGNPAVDPGLHPMEHGFDRYFGLPYSNDMAPLPLYDDREIVEQPPDQASLTRRYTEETVSFIRAHAGRPFFVYLAITQPHEPLASEFAGRSAAGPHGDSVEEIDHYVGVLLDELDALGVRDNTCVIFTSDNGPWYVGSAGDLYGRKAETYEGGQRVPFVVEWPAVVPAGVTYRQPTSLVDVLPTLLEAAGVEPDPERTIDGRSILHALTTGRRVDRGDLFSYDDQRTPSVGNCNAVRRGDWKLHVRRVPGPYFTGRAFSPTEELPQLFDLARDPGECYDLSRHYPELVTTLTARIEEFDAALRADHAERYGAP is encoded by the coding sequence ATGAGCGTCCAACCCGGAGAAGCCACTTCTTCTACGGCATCCGCCACCCGACGGACCATCCTGAAGGGCTCCGGCGCCATGGGCCTGGCCGCCGTCGCCGGCGTCACCGCGGCCGCCCCCGCCCACGGCGAGGGGGCCGCCGCGCCGAACGTCGTGATCGTCTACTGCGACGACCTCGGCTACGGCGACCCCGGCTGCTACGGCTCGCCGCTGGTGGACACGCCCGTCATCGACGGCATGGCGCGCCGCGGTATGCGCTTCACCGACTTCTACGCGGGCGCTCCCACCTGCACCCCGTCCCGCGCCTCGCTGCTGACCGGCTGCTACGCGCCGCGCGTGAACCTCGCGACCGTGCTCTTCCCCGACCACACCAACGGGATGTCGGCGCGGGAGACGACGCTGGCCACGTACCTCAGGGGCGCGGGCTACGCGACGGCCCACATCGGCAAGTGGCACCTCGGCAACCCCGCCGTCGACCCCGGACTGCACCCCATGGAGCACGGCTTCGACCGCTACTTCGGTCTGCCGTACTCCAACGACATGGCGCCGCTGCCGCTCTACGACGACCGCGAGATCGTCGAACAGCCGCCGGACCAGGCGAGCCTGACGCGGCGTTACACAGAGGAGACGGTCTCCTTCATCCGGGCCCACGCCGGCCGGCCGTTCTTCGTCTACCTCGCCATCACCCAACCGCACGAGCCCCTCGCCTCGGAGTTCGCGGGCCGCTCGGCGGCGGGCCCGCACGGCGACTCGGTGGAGGAGATCGACCACTACGTGGGCGTGCTGCTGGACGAACTCGACGCCCTCGGCGTCCGCGACAACACCTGCGTGATCTTCACCAGCGACAACGGGCCGTGGTACGTCGGCAGCGCCGGGGACCTGTACGGCCGCAAGGCCGAGACGTACGAGGGCGGCCAGCGGGTGCCGTTCGTGGTCGAGTGGCCCGCCGTCGTGCCGGCCGGGGTCACCTACCGCCAGCCCACCTCGCTCGTGGACGTTCTCCCGACCCTCCTGGAGGCCGCGGGCGTCGAGCCCGACCCGGAGCGCACCATCGACGGCCGCAGCATCCTGCATGCCCTGACCACCGGCCGCCGGGTGGACCGCGGCGACCTCTTCTCCTACGACGACCAGCGGACACCGTCCGTCGGCAACTGCAACGCCGTCCGGCGCGGGGACTGGAAGCTGCACGTGCGCCGCGTACCCGGACCGTACTTCACCGGCCGCGCCTTCTCCCCCACCGAGGAACTGCCGCAGCTCTTCGACCTCGCCCGCGATCCCGGGGAGTGCTACGACCTCTCCCGGCACTACCCCGAACTCGTCACGACGCTCACGGCCCGCATCGAGGAGTTCGACGCCGCCCTCCGGGCCGACCACGCCGAGCGCTACGGTGCCCCCTGA
- a CDS encoding glycoside hydrolase family 5 protein: MHRKARKLLLALLAAVAVLVTVIAPGQATAGPAPESAAPADVAPEAAVPWLKTEGNRIKDAAGNPVTLRGVSMIGPRHNNECTACNPKPMSELINRATDPALGWYSKVVRLPVTEWAPNDSLSLEENFRQHIDPYVKQAVARGVYIIVDLHKVQDYGGTSGMPQQRVLDFWSYVAPKYKDIPNVIFEVYNEPINPDSWATWKSYIQPVVNKVRAAAPKNLILMGGPQWSTRVNQAAADPISGGNIAYVYHLYPNQGAATAANLDAKFGNAAKKIPVILTEFGWNPEGPWSDPVTKGTTSGWGTPLRQYLDARPEISWVAWAYSNYWKPMMYDHNWNLLGGEHQGQFIKQWLADKKTANQPAHG, from the coding sequence ATGCACAGAAAAGCACGAAAGCTCCTGCTCGCCCTGCTCGCCGCGGTGGCGGTGCTCGTCACCGTCATCGCCCCGGGACAGGCCACCGCAGGACCGGCGCCCGAAAGCGCCGCTCCCGCAGACGTCGCCCCCGAGGCCGCCGTGCCGTGGCTGAAGACCGAGGGCAACCGCATCAAGGACGCGGCGGGCAACCCCGTCACGCTGCGCGGCGTATCGATGATCGGGCCGCGCCACAACAACGAGTGCACCGCGTGCAACCCCAAGCCGATGTCGGAGCTCATCAACCGGGCCACCGACCCCGCCCTGGGCTGGTACTCCAAGGTGGTCCGGCTGCCCGTCACCGAATGGGCGCCCAACGACTCGCTCAGCCTGGAGGAGAACTTCCGCCAGCACATCGACCCGTACGTCAAGCAGGCCGTCGCCCGCGGTGTCTACATCATCGTGGACCTGCACAAGGTGCAGGACTACGGCGGCACGAGCGGCATGCCGCAACAGCGCGTCCTGGACTTCTGGTCGTACGTCGCACCGAAGTACAAGGACATCCCGAACGTCATCTTCGAGGTCTACAACGAGCCCATCAACCCCGACTCGTGGGCGACCTGGAAGAGCTACATCCAGCCCGTCGTGAACAAGGTCCGCGCCGCCGCCCCGAAGAACCTCATCCTCATGGGCGGCCCGCAGTGGAGCACCCGCGTCAACCAGGCCGCCGCCGACCCCATCAGCGGCGGGAACATCGCGTACGTCTACCACCTCTACCCCAACCAGGGCGCGGCGACCGCCGCCAACCTCGACGCGAAGTTCGGCAACGCCGCGAAGAAGATCCCGGTGATCCTCACCGAGTTCGGCTGGAACCCGGAGGGCCCCTGGTCCGACCCGGTCACCAAGGGCACCACCTCGGGCTGGGGCACGCCGCTGCGCCAGTACCTGGACGCACGCCCGGAGATCAGTTGGGTCGCGTGGGCCTACAGCAACTACTGGAAGCCCATGATGTACGACCACAACTGGAACCTGCTCGGCGGTGAGCACCAGGGCCAGTTCATCAAGCAGTGGCTGGCCGACAAGAAGACCGCCAACCAGCCCGCGCACGGCTGA
- a CDS encoding beta-glucosidase family protein has translation MTDRTDTESTAAALRGLVGKLTLEQKVRLLTGADNWALHAEPAVGLRRIVLSDGPSGVRGESWDGRFTALNLPSATALAASWDPRIAYRYGAIIACEARRMGVDVILGPTINLHRSPLGGRHFETYSEDPLLTSQLAAAFVRGVQDGGVGATPKHYVANDAETDRFTVDNRIGERALRELYLAAFEDTVAGERPWMVMSAYNSVNGTTMSEHPLLAEPLCGEWGFDGVVVSDWWAVRSTEPAALARQDLVMPGPEGPWGDRLTEAVREGRVPEEAVDEKVLRILRLAVRVGALEGFAPAVAAPPAGEDGPALAREVAAAGTVLVCNSGELPWPATGLRSVAVIGHLGFLPRTQGGGSATVEPDRAVSPLEGLRAALPGTRVDWHLGALAQRGIAPFAGTDLTDPVSGRPGVRLVCRGADGTVILDEHRRDANLARMGSARLAHTATVEVTTRYLPARSGRVRIGVAGAGTLRLLIDGTELLREELVHTGEEFGGGLVSPPHASVPVEPAAGEPLDITVHLDLPPRQGPDSGVTLVAGLDLDTGTPDAEIAAAAAAARDADAALVVVGTGPEVESEGFDRTTLVLPGRQDDLVRAVAAANPRTVVAVNAGAPVLLPWRDDAAAVLLTWFGGQEFGHALADVLLGAVEPGGRLPTTWPADEADVPVLSTTPAVGRLPYDEGIRIGYRAWLESGAEPAYPFGHGLGYTTWDPPTAEIPAELAAGDDLLLTAGLRNTGERRGKQVVQAYLSRPAGEVDRPVRWLAGHVTVTAGPGQTATAGLRIPARAFQHWDGAWHTEPGDYRVHLGFSSADLAVTGTVRIR, from the coding sequence ATGACCGACAGGACCGACACGGAGTCCACCGCCGCAGCACTGCGGGGCCTCGTCGGCAAGCTCACCCTGGAGCAGAAGGTACGGCTGCTCACCGGCGCCGACAACTGGGCCCTGCACGCCGAGCCCGCCGTCGGCCTGCGCCGGATCGTCCTGTCCGACGGGCCCAGCGGGGTGCGCGGCGAGAGCTGGGACGGCCGCTTCACGGCGCTCAACCTGCCCTCCGCCACCGCCCTGGCCGCCTCCTGGGACCCCCGGATCGCCTACCGTTACGGCGCGATCATCGCCTGCGAGGCCCGCCGCATGGGCGTCGACGTCATCCTCGGCCCCACCATCAACCTGCACCGCAGCCCGCTGGGCGGCCGGCACTTCGAGACGTACTCCGAGGATCCGCTGCTCACCTCGCAGCTCGCCGCCGCGTTCGTCCGCGGGGTCCAGGACGGCGGCGTCGGCGCCACACCCAAGCACTACGTCGCCAACGACGCGGAGACCGACCGCTTCACCGTCGACAACCGCATCGGCGAGCGCGCCCTGCGCGAGCTGTACCTCGCCGCCTTCGAGGACACCGTGGCCGGCGAGCGGCCCTGGATGGTGATGTCCGCCTACAACTCCGTCAACGGCACCACGATGAGCGAGCACCCGCTGCTCGCCGAGCCGCTGTGCGGCGAGTGGGGCTTCGACGGCGTCGTGGTCTCCGACTGGTGGGCCGTCCGCAGCACAGAGCCCGCCGCGCTGGCGCGCCAGGACCTGGTGATGCCGGGACCCGAAGGACCGTGGGGCGACAGGCTCACCGAGGCCGTGCGGGAAGGCCGGGTGCCGGAGGAGGCCGTCGACGAGAAGGTGCTGCGGATCCTGCGGCTCGCGGTCCGGGTGGGTGCGCTGGAGGGCTTCGCGCCGGCCGTCGCCGCACCGCCCGCCGGGGAGGACGGGCCCGCGCTCGCCCGGGAGGTGGCCGCCGCCGGCACCGTGCTCGTATGTAACAGCGGCGAGCTGCCCTGGCCGGCGACCGGTCTGCGCTCCGTGGCCGTCATCGGGCACCTCGGCTTCCTGCCCCGCACCCAGGGCGGCGGCAGCGCCACCGTCGAGCCCGACCGGGCCGTCTCCCCGCTGGAGGGCCTGCGGGCCGCGCTGCCCGGCACCCGCGTCGACTGGCACCTCGGCGCCCTCGCCCAGCGCGGCATCGCCCCCTTCGCGGGCACCGACCTCACCGATCCGGTCAGCGGCCGGCCGGGCGTGCGCCTGGTGTGCCGCGGCGCCGACGGCACCGTGATCCTCGACGAGCACCGCCGCGACGCCAACCTCGCCCGCATGGGCTCGGCCCGGCTCGCCCACACCGCGACCGTCGAGGTCACCACGCGCTATCTCCCGGCGCGCTCCGGCCGCGTACGGATCGGGGTCGCGGGCGCCGGCACCCTCCGGCTCCTCATCGACGGCACCGAACTCCTGCGGGAAGAACTCGTCCACACCGGCGAGGAGTTCGGCGGCGGACTCGTCTCCCCGCCGCACGCGAGCGTGCCCGTCGAACCCGCCGCCGGCGAGCCGCTGGACATCACCGTCCACCTCGACCTGCCGCCGCGGCAGGGCCCGGACTCCGGCGTCACGCTCGTCGCCGGGCTCGACCTCGACACCGGCACACCCGACGCCGAGATCGCCGCCGCGGCCGCGGCGGCACGCGACGCCGACGCCGCTCTCGTCGTCGTCGGCACCGGCCCCGAGGTGGAGAGCGAAGGCTTCGACCGCACCACCCTCGTCCTCCCCGGCCGGCAGGACGACCTGGTCCGCGCGGTCGCGGCGGCCAACCCCCGCACCGTGGTCGCCGTGAACGCGGGCGCACCGGTGCTGCTGCCGTGGCGCGACGACGCCGCCGCCGTGCTGCTCACCTGGTTCGGCGGCCAGGAGTTCGGCCACGCCCTCGCCGACGTGCTGCTCGGCGCGGTGGAGCCCGGCGGCCGGCTGCCCACGACCTGGCCGGCGGACGAGGCGGACGTACCCGTGCTGTCCACCACGCCGGCGGTGGGGCGGCTCCCGTACGACGAAGGCATCCGCATCGGCTACCGCGCCTGGCTGGAGTCCGGCGCCGAGCCGGCGTACCCGTTCGGGCACGGCCTCGGATACACCACCTGGGACCCGCCGACGGCCGAGATCCCCGCCGAACTCGCCGCCGGCGACGACCTGCTGCTCACCGCCGGCCTCCGCAACACCGGAGAGCGCCGCGGCAAGCAGGTCGTCCAGGCGTACCTGTCCCGCCCGGCCGGCGAAGTCGACCGGCCGGTGCGCTGGCTCGCCGGGCACGTGACCGTGACGGCCGGCCCGGGACAGACGGCCACCGCCGGCCTGCGGATCCCGGCCCGCGCATTCCAGCACTGGGACGGCGCCTGGCACACCGAACCGGGCGACTACCGGGTGCACCTCGGCTTCAGCTCGGCGGATCTCGCGGTCACCGGGACCGTACGGATCCGCTGA